DNA from Plasmodium yoelii strain 17X genome assembly, chromosome: 13:
AATTTAtagtaaaattaaatatatataatttgggcatgtattaatatatttcattttttctcaAATTTTTTGAAAGACCTGAAATACAGTTATAAAacgatataaaaaaaaaaaaaataagaatattAATAACTTTTATAGTAAAATTTGGTTCCAATAATAATTAGGATAAAGTATttagtattaataaaaaaataattatattatataaattattaatagaGGATACTTCCATGATAATGCATATTATTGCCTGCTTTTTGTGAGGACTATGAACAATAACCATAATATTAAGTTTGGAGTTCAATTATATAGAAGATATTTAACCTAATTAATTgcatatttcattttttgggTATTTTGATTTTATGAAATActgttttaaaattttataatgatttgaataaaaaattgtttataaaaatgttgttttttCATAATGCACCAAACATGTAAATAACGGGTatattcttttatatttagaATTGATATAAATTACTAGTATATTTTATGGAAATATTTAACTAAGTGTGATAAGTGAATAACATTaagagaaatatattttcgtTTTATAGTAGTATTTCTTTgggataataaaaattaactatttttttatggaGCCTCATATATTAGAATaggtttatttttttatttctatatagtaatttttttaaattatttttgaaaaatattaaaaaaatattaaaaaaatataaaaaatatattaaaaaaatataaaaaaaatataaaaaaaatataaaaaaaatattaaaaatatattaaaaaaatataaaaaaaatattaaaaaaatataaaattaattataatgctcataatatattattattaacatatataattgtaaattaattttaaactatatatagatataattaattaGCTATTTAATCATTTAATTATCTAATTATTAATTCAATTTATGGTATTAcataatctatattttttgaaaaaatattaattaaaatataaagaaagaaaataacaataatttgAATATGGCTCGTAATTTTGAATGCAAAAAGATAAATAGTGATGATATGACATCATCCAAGAAATATTCCAAAAATGTTGGCGAGAAATTTAATTTGATTTCTTGTACAAAATTGTTTGCGCTAAGCATGTTATTTTTGATATGccaaaattatgaaaatgtatgaaaataataaataaaataatagtgacatatgtgaatatattttgtttatatgtttttcctttttttgttatatgcatatatacatatatttgataatacataattttagTTATAAgaaaatttgttatttttatttttaaatttactATGTCCTTTAATTACAATTTTAttgtcatttattatttttgtttttactTTTTAGAGCCCACAAAGCACATCTTCACACCAAGAATACCAATATAATGGTTTGGTTTTAGGAAACAGAATATTATCAGAATTGGATCAAGCTGAAAATCATACTATAAGTTATAAAACAAACAATTATGAAGACTCTTCGGTTGAAAATCCAAATCAGCAAACCTCCGATAGTTCATCATTACAAACTgatgaagataaaaaaaaagatgacAGTGATGCAACATCCATTGGAGAAACATCACCAACTACAGAAACGACATCAGTTGAAGAAACAGTAACAATTGAAGACACAGAATCAGTTGAAGAAACAGAATCAGTTGAAGAAACACCATCAACATCAACTGAAGAAACATCATCAACtggaaaaaaaacatatgtTGATAGAATAGCTTCCATTTTAAATCCATTAATCAATGGCGAAAAAAAATCTACCGAAAAAAAATCTAGTGAAAAAAAATCTAGTGAAAAAAAATCTTCTGATGAACAAAGCTCTTCTGATGAACAAAATTCTTCTGATGACCAAAATTCTTTTGATGACCAAAAACTATTTGAAGATATTGATAATCTAATAAATGGAATCAAATCACGTTATCAAGAGTTCAGCGCTAAAATAAAATCACCAGAATTCCAAAACAAATGTAAAAGCTATATGAATACTGCAAAAGAAATGATTGAAGAACGTAGAAACTGTGCTATGAGCTTTATATCTAGAAATTTAAATGCCTTAGGTATTGATAAGATATTCGAAGATGAGTTTGGTGGTTATGCACTCCTTGGAAAAATGATGTTAACAAAAGTCTTTATTGACAATATGTTCATTCCTGACTTCTTAAGAAATAGCTCAACAATAATTTTAACTATAGTTTATTTCTTAATAATGATGTTCATCGTAGGAAGCTATCTTGATATCAATCAAGATACTAAAACTGAAAGAAGAAATACAAATGAATCTAAATTGTTCAATAGAACACAACCACCTAtgtaattaaattaattataaaaataatatatatatggatgtATGTGAATTTGTACGTTTTTAAACgccttttatttatatatatgtaaagtATAACTACATATTGACCGCATACAAATGTTATATTGTGATATTTAATTATGAGCATATAACTTTTGAAACATTTCACAAAAACAACCAAGAAATCAAATTTTATGATTtggttattatattttttatttagtcCGCACTTTATAATTTAGTTTTACAGTTACATTTAGTTTTACAATTATATTTAGTTTCGACacatttgttaatattttataatatttatttatctgTACCAAATATGTTAagcattattaaaaataaaataaaagtacattaatatatatataaaatcataaaaaaaaaaaaacatatatactataattttCCGCATAGTAACTTGCATGTTTTTAACATAAGAATACTaactatattaatattaaaagaaatcGTAATTAAAAGACATTTCATTaactataatatttatacctAACgtgtttatataaattaaacatggtcgaaatattttattttgaataatgaaaaaaggaaatttcaatattgatttaaataatttttattgaacatatttaattatacatTGTAGTGTACAATTATATAACATCGACAAAACAAATAATGATAccaaattaattttataaataagaaaatggttattatttaatttgctTATATAGTCTTAAATCCATTATAAATGTTCTTAAATATGTGACCAAACTAAAAATATACGGATAAAAGatcaaattaaatattataatatttatttaagcAAGATTTCATGTGACAATATTAAAGTTAACACCACCAAGAAGAACAATATTAAttctattaataattatatagtttttttaaaaatattgtttttctATTATAGAATTTAATagaattttatcatataaatatatgtttaaattttaagtagaaatatatatatataaatggtaATTTACATTGTTTCTaaagttttattattactaccAAATAAAGAGTAATTGTgaaaattgtaaaattatatgaaaataatttcatttaatttattttacacattaaaatttattttcatattatgGGAGTTTTGAAACGATACAACCCAAatgatttaataaattatacttGTATATATAGGTATATTAGGATGGAAATACAGTTATTGTACATTTAAAATACATTTCTAAtcaatatagataaattagaataatataaaagtTATATATGTGCACTTAGAAAAGGGAGCAATGAAACTTAAATgcgaatattataattttaacaatAACTACGTTATATAgtattataaataagtacataaatatttagTTTATCTTCTAAAATAACTAAttatatcttttaataattctagCCATAATAaatttcttaattttatagATTTGTGTAGTAATGTTAGTTTTGGAAcgaaatttattaaaaaagggaGACAATATTATTTGTCTATATGTAAAGATAAATACAAGGGAATATGTTTTAAATGCGTTGTAAActactttaatttttatagtaaagtcaaataaaatgatattaagtatatatattttatgaataatttgtattatatatacatgtgatTACTCATTCTTTAAGCATACATAAAATTAGGAAAATTAGCTAATTTcaatatgaataaatatcaTATATCTTTAGTAATAGTATTATGTTAtcattctatattaattttaaattaatatcataaataataagaatGTGCTTAACTACAGAtaatttctatatatataagtttttatatgaaaaataatacaataataatCTATCTGTatattaaagaaaatatatcataataatgTCTAATTATGtggtatatatatgatttataTTACATTActtatacattttatttaattttatttttataatattttctttaatatattttttattaattttttttaaaacaaattattagTACAAAAGGTTTGATGAATTAAGGTAACTTTTCCTTGATAAATTGAACACATCTAATAATTATCAATTTAATGGTGATTAttacaaaatttattttcctAAAGATTTACATACTGACatcgataaaattaacagTTGGTGTTTATGtctatttaataatttttttaataatcttGATGAGATTAcgtttgataaaaataataatgagaTTGTcgaatatataatgaaatggttaagttatatattAAGCTTAAAGTCAAATAACAACTTCAATAAtctaaataaattttataaagcacacataaaagaaaatatgtaatatactATCCTTATAAAACATAGTTCAGAGTATATTACGCCTAATATAAATGCTAATAACTATAGAAATTTTAAGGGTTTAATAGATACAAATACGGATTTAATGAATAttgatattaaatatatgactAAATTTGATGTAATATGCTTATTGATTccaatattaataatttaagcACCAAGGAGTAATATAAAGACTTTATCgaaaagtatatattattaataaaaattttagtaataatggaAATCAATCACATAATAAATGGTTGAGTtctttatcaaaatattacAATAGTTTAAAAAATCATCTTTCTATATTTTCTGTAACGAGAACATCTTCAAAATTTCCGCCGATTGGAGCAACAATAACTCTAGTTTCTTCATCAATTTCtcaaaaatttaaaacatataGCTCTCCAAGTGAATTATTACCATTACATTCTGATGATACATCAAATTCATtgatgataaataaattgatTTCAATTATATCTGTATTTTGTCCAATACCAATTTTTCTAGGAATTGCGTATAAGACAAATAATAAGGCAATtcgaaaatataatattttaaaatattttcaccACATGTTATATACGAGTttgcaatatattttttaacattattatattagcattcgttatttggattacGAAAAAACTTCCAAAGGTGACATTTAAGAGGgcaataaatacaaaaaaggaaaaaataaatcattaatatatgatttgaGAGCGTGAATCATAGgttttaatatattcttATATGGGagataattaaaaaaaaaaaaatttaagacAAAAAGGGCaataaacaataatataaaggGAAGTCATACAAAAACAAATTTTGATGAATGATAACACTTATGTTTGATTTGTTcgcaaaataaaatgtatgtaatgtattttaatataacactggtgtaataaaattatataccaaaaaaatatttaaaatgaaAGAAATATGTTTTgtgatgatattttaaagtaGACATTAgccatgaaaaaaaattaattttattaatatatgtatcacaATATTAGAGcgttaaaaatttattatgtgaaatatacatttattccGCATCAAATAGTTGTTGTAATT
Protein-coding regions in this window:
- a CDS encoding exported protein IBIS1, putative — translated: MARNFECKKINSDDMTSSKKYSKNVGEKFNLISCTKLFALSMLFLICQNYENSPQSTSSHQEYQYNGLVLGNRILSELDQAENHTISYKTNNYEDSSVENPNQQTSDSSSLQTDEDKKKDDSDATSIGETSPTTETTSVEETVTIEDTESVEETESVEETPSTSTEETSSTGKKTYVDRIASILNPLINGEKKSTEKKSSEKKSSEKKSSDEQSSSDEQNSSDDQNSFDDQKLFEDIDNLINGIKSRYQEFSAKIKSPEFQNKCKSYMNTAKEMIEERRNCAMSFISRNLNALGIDKIFEDEFGGYALLGKMMLTKVFIDNMFIPDFLRNSSTIILTIVYFLIMMFIVGSYLDINQDTKTERRNTNESKLFNRTQPPM